The following proteins are co-located in the Neodiprion virginianus isolate iyNeoVirg1 chromosome 6, iyNeoVirg1.1, whole genome shotgun sequence genome:
- the LOC124306896 gene encoding unconventional myosin-IXa-like isoform X3, with the protein MDSNGSGVVQVFVGQWSAEYEALSIKATKQTSSAEIVECIIERLGFVDATHANSYELAEVVSNSVGQVCKERRLGPTECPVALMLLWPKNAAQQEYYRFYLRKKQSDYLWSDSRFPMDPQLLKDYFNRFLYQPRDKEYPDLCQLPDLNEQTLLDNLRARFLAGNIYTYVGSILIALNPFKFYPIYNPKYVKLYQNRRLGPDIPPHIFAIADAAYHCMLKEKRNQCIVISGESGSGKTESTNFLLHHLTALSQKGSHGSGVEQTILSAGPVLEAFGNAKTAHNNNSSRFGKFIQVNYKENGMVHGAVVQKYLLEKSRIVSQGKNERNYHVFYYLLAGASEQERKVLHLGTTDQYNYLNKSGCYGLENIDERHEFSRLKQSMEMVGFTPEKQRRLFAVLSAVLLLGNVEFQPRKSYHHHDEAVAVKNPEVVALISELLRVKQDTLLAALTAKRARASGETLVINYRLPEAIAARDAMAKCLYGALFDWIVLQVNHALLSKKDTLRDHQGNSIGVLDIFGFEDFKMCNSFEQLCINYANEQLQHYFNQHVFQYEQREYRKQGIRWTDIGYSDNSGCLHLIEGKPNGLLCLLDDQCNFPGATNETLLQKFNSVHKDSPFYEAPQRREAAFVVRHYAGTVKYQAANMREKNLDLMRPDGVVGVLKNSSLAFVRELVGADPVAVFRWAILRAFFRAHFAFQEAGRAHRHGRADGNKSSVQNRYRTPNENLISHLVTLSAVNLTINRIASHKHSRLPSYQKQRSVCLQPTTPTATLTQNENHDSVNNNRLSWPQFRNVNQVQHATNVSPSKNCLIKGREDLSDGHNKFRRGTHMPLEKVLPKDEANVMERANQIVMKNKSFRPRERGKKGLKNLQTVKTLAGRTQSYGTGGGPGKARKQPMTVSAQFQQSLHSLMDTLNQANPFFIRCIKSNANKVPNKFDEETVQRQLRYTGMLETVRIRQAGFNVRLAYEEFIQLYRMLLPKGLLSSQSDVRDFLLTLNLNRDNYQLGSTKVFLRESEKIKLDIELHQQIITSITTIQKWFRACLERRKFIRLKNAAVQVQSFWRMVSAQRLAQSIRAREAAVRIQALWKAYKQQKWFKKLRAGVIAFQACVRGNIARKMYYDMKKKRTIVTDILADQELQRRRIENTDVAVKKLNHMGTDYKDSTFADNRDFNRCRDGDETNNEEQFLSQASQVSSEELPSDPPKKAESHEFILPPLRIEDKNKEALVVDSNISYSKRKLTANKRLLTDPSTPLKMVEPLYGEDVTERKGSLESLASLRSFESQVSADSSESHYSQENVVSGNLNNKPVPITRTKRGEPNPSISLNTNLIHINRTSVTNRRTDSTSTGYSDCELDVETPNAVQSAPPMFTSSPVFPSPQVRCPHLSLTHSPNSDIWRRRSDVSTITQSTNVSQYQNINENLLDQAKLERLTEAANYNVKHDSNSRFLRNESATSREQRRLSENTMPNDRLESVTNALTKMDRFGLNKDIKDYVLRRQNSEGDTTGKIDISMHETSMKMPYKTSPLPKEKDTMIKEKSEPDVPVRCARKNRPTREAQCRSMGDSVSESNTNEARNLFLGTIKEGDSNKSSNVWTRKQVSNDPATRSVTDWPVNKHEPIYKVQQPGKRNRANAVPTLELHRRNSDPATKVSGLSVDKSLGADTSPNDLKLPPGLGEMEWKGNQLFLAGHRFRKVARYSKDDVCICCNEKMDAFVTQGFKCADCKQLYHVKCIQNGGVNRIPCLSMNAPDRRKRKLRSAYESNKQPVVPKFSLTGTSAFSDSTDKIISDAKELGLMQDFITKKIYKMEGQEEGKKPSEVDRVFKLALGKFKEDLVITYSVVIQQGVEGNIKYTDLIANFLHVMETVCKQENTREDFPVTMGVNAFRGFMNEFMTLVKNEAPEKQSKSKRKKDKKRKQEEAIHHGNHTFQLTIINIPTACEVCTSFFMWPIERGLVCQNCKLTCHKKCFGKATAECGKEGITSEMNSRKVFGIPLFKLDCGDGKVPLVVDRLITTIELHGLYTEGLYRKSGVSSKVKELKLKMDEGALEDVDFENYQVHVLAAVLKSFFRDMPEPLLTFEYYDDFLHAANLTDPHDRICTLFAILKKLPKPNFDLMERLIVHLARVALHEVDNRMSSSALAIVFAPCILRTNRTLPAQDSLQDVGRQTRCVETIVQEKLRVVRATLDDICTLEYACRTATHRLSSLRSSKIFSPEELGPVTSSTLGRGNSSERGDEEEAILVGHIQEIQKEKALLTSTLPSLTRASSDDDLLLSATDLDDGSLDEIMPPSSDGIPRKKIIQRQSSADNAFPTVNVDEDMVMV; encoded by the exons ATGGACAGCAACGGATCAGGAGTAGTGCAAGTATTCGTGGGCCAGTGGAGCGCTGAATACGAAGCACTCTCAATCAAAGCCACGAAACAAACATCATCCGCAGAGATTGTAGAATGTATAATCGAGCGGTTAGGATTTGTCGACGCAACCCACGCTAACAGCTATGAGTTAGCCGAAGTTGTTAGCAATTCTGTAGGGCAGGTGTGCAAAGAGAGAAGACTCGGACCAACGGAGTGTCCAGTAGCCCTGATGTTGTTATGGCCAAAAAATGCAGCTCAGCAGGAATACTATAGGTTTTATTTACGCAAAAAGCAGTCAGACTACTTGTGGTCTGACAGCAGATTTCCCATGGATCCTCAACTCTTGAAGGACTATTTCAATAGATTCTTGTATCAACCTCGAGACAAAGAGTACCCCGATCTTTGCCAACTGCCAGACCTCAACGAACAAACTCTGTTAGACAATTTAAGGGCAAGATTTTTGGCTGGAAACATATACACCTATGTTGGAAGTATCTTGATAGCATTAAATCCATTTAAATTCTATCCCATTTATAATCCAAAGTATGTTAAATTGTACCAAAACCGAAGACTTGGTCCCGACATACCACCGCACATATTTGCAATAGCTGATGCAGCATATCACTGTATGCTCAAAGAAAAGCGGAATCAATGTATCGTTATTAGTGGAGAAAGTGGTTCCGGAAAAACCGAATCAACTAATTTTCTATTGCATCATTTGACTGCTCTCAGTCAAAAAGGATCACATGGTAGCGGAGTGGAACAAACTATTCTGAGTGCTGGGCCAGTTCTGGAAGCTTTTGGCAACGCCAAAACGGCACACAACAACAATAGCAGTCGGTTTGGCAAATTCATTCAAGTCAACTACAAAGAAAATGGAATGGTTCACGG AGCAGTGGTTCAAAAATATCTCCTAGAGAAGTCAAGGATAGTGTCACAaggaaagaatgaaagaaactACCATGTATTCTACTATTTATTGGCTGGAGCCAGTGAACAAGAGAGGAAAGTGCTTCATCTTGGAACTACAGAccaatataattatttgaataaaagcGGGTGTTACGGACTTGAGAATATCGACGAAAGACATGAATTCTCTAGGCTAAAGCAGTCAATGGAAATGGTCGGATTCACTCCTGAGAAGCAGAGACGATTATTTGCTGTTTTGTCTGCAGTTCTATTGCTTG GTAACGTGGAGTTTCAACCCAGAAAGTCATATCATCACCACGACGAAGCTGTTGCAGTTAAGAACCCTGAAGTTGTAGCGCTTATCTCTGAGCTACTCAGGGTAAAACAAGACACGCTACTAGCTGCATTGACTGCCAAAAGAGCAAGAGCGTCAGGTGAAACATTAGTAATCAATTACAGACTTCCAGAAGCAATTGCTGCCAGAGATGCAATGGCTAAGTGTTTGTATGGAGCACTATTTGATTGGATCGTCCTCCAG GTGAACCATGCTCTGTTGTCAAAAAAAGACACATTGAGAGATCACCAAGGAAATAGTATTGGTGTCTTGGACATTTTTGGGTTCGAAGATTTTAAGATGTGCAATAGCTTTGAACAACTGTGTATTAATTACGCGAACGAACAATTGCAACATTATTTCAATCAGCACGTTTTCCAATACGAACAGCGGGAATATAGAAAGCAAGGTATAAGATGGACTGATATTGGGTACAGTGATAACTCAGGCTGTCTGCACCTTATCGAGGGGAAACCTAACGGTCTTCTATGCCTTCTTGACGATCAATGCAA CTTTCCTGGTGCAACGAATGAGACACTACTGCAGAAATTTAATTCGGTACACAAAGATTCACCATTTTATGAGGCACCTCAGCGTCGTGAGGCAGCATTTGTTGTAAGACATTATGCCGGGACTGTCAAATATCAAGCAGCGAAtatgagagagaaaaatcttgATTTGATGCGTCCAGATGGGGTTGTGGGTGTTTTAAAGAATTCTTCCCTTGCCTTTGTTCGCGAGCTAGTCGGAGCAGATCCTGTTGCAGTGTTCAGATGGGCGATCCTTAGAGCTTTTTTCCGTGCACACTTTGCATTTCAGGAAGCAGGTCGGGCACATAGACATGGCAGAG CCGACGGGAACAAATCTTCTGTGCAAAATAGGTACAGGACAcccaatgaaaatttgataag CCATCTTGTGACGTTATCGGCTGTCAATCTTACTATTAACCGAATAGC TTCACACAAACATAGTCGTCTACCAAGTTATCAGAAGCAGCGCAGTGTCTGCTTACAACCAACAACTCCAACTGCCACATTAACACAAAACGAAAACCACGACAGTGTAAACAACAACCGGCTATCTTGGCCGCAGTTTAGAAACGTAAATCAGGTTCAACATGCAACGAATGTTTCTCCATCGAAGAATTGCTTAATAAAGGGAAGGGAAGATCTATCTGATGGCCATAATAAGTTCAGGCGGGGCACTCATATGCCTCTAGAGAAGGTGCTTCCTAAAGACGAAGCAAACGTCATGGAACGCGCTAATCAGATCGTTAT GAAGAACAAATCATTCCGACCACGGGAACGGGGGAAAAAAGGCTTAAAAAATCTCCAAACTGTTAAAACACTTGCTGGGCGGACTCAGAGCTATGGTACAGGAGGTGGTCCTGGAAAAGCAAGAAAACAACCGATGACGGTTTCAGCACAATTTCAGCAAAGCCTGCACAGCTTAATGGACACTTTGAACCAGGCTAATCCCTTCTTTATTCGATGCATTAAAAGTAATGCTAATAAGGTTCCTAACAAGTTCGATGAAGAAACTGTGCAGCGGCAGCTTAGGTACACTGGTATGCTAGAAACTGTACGAATCAGACAAGCTGGATTCAATGTCAGGCTGGCCTATGAAGAGTTCATTCAACTTTATCGGATGCTACTTCCTAAAGGCCTTCTCAGTTCGCAATCGGACGTCAGAGATTTCCTTCTTACTCTAAATTTGAACAGGGATAACTATCAGCTTGGATCCACTAAAGTATTTCTACGGGAAtcagaaaaaatcaaattggaTATTGAATTGCATCAGCAAATCATAACTAGCATCACAACCATACAGAAGTGGTTTCGAGCTTGTCTTGAAAGAAGAAAGTTCATTAGACTAAAAAATGCTGCTGTTCAAGTCCAATCGTTTTGGAGAATGGTTAGCGCTCAGAGATTAGCACAAAGTATACGTGCACGTGAAGCAGCAGTTCGCATTCAGGCTTTGTGGAAGGCTTACAAACAGCAGAAGTGGTTTAAAAAGCTTAGAGCCGGTGTAATTGCTTTTCAAGCCTGTGTCAGAGGAAATATTgcaagaaaaatgtattatgacatgaagaaaaaacgaacaatTGTGACTGATATTTTGGCCGACCAGGAATTGCAGCGACGAAGAATTGAGAATACTGATGTTGCAGTCAAGAAATTGAACCACATGGGTACAGACTATAAAGACTCTACATTTGCAGACAATAGAGATTTCAACAGATGTCGCGATGGCGATGA GACGAATAACGAAGagcaatttttatctcaagcATCACAAGTTTCTAGCGAAGAATTACCTTCTGACCCACCAAAGAAGGCAGAATCTCATGAATTTATTCTACCACCTTTAAG GATCGAGGACAAGAATAAAGAGGCTTTGGTTGTCGACTCAAACATTTCCTACTCTAAGCGAAAGTTAACAGCTAACAAACGATTGTTGACTGATCCTTCTACACCCCTGAAAATGGTAGAGCCGTTGTATGGTGAAGATGTAACAGAGCGCAAAGGGAGTCTTGAAAGTTTGGCAAGCTTAAGAAGTTTTGAATCTCAAGTTAGTGCTGATAGCTCTGAGTCTCACTATTCTCAAGAAAATGTTGTCAGTGGTAACTTGAATAACAAGCCTGTTCCGATTACGAGAACAAAGCGAGGCGAACCAAATCCATCGATTTCTCTCAATACGAAtttaatacatataaatagAACATCTGTAACTAATAGAAGAACAGACAGTACATCAACTGGTTATAGTGACTGTGAACTTGACGTCGAAACGCCCAACGCTGTTCAAAGTGCCCCACCAATGTTCACGTCGTCACCAGTGTTTCCATCTCCTCAAGTTAGATGTCCTCATTTAAGTCTGACGCATAGTCCCAACTCTGATATATGGCGAAGACGATCAGATGTATCTACCATTACTCAATCTACCAACGTTTCACaatatcaaaatattaatgaaaacCTTCTGGATCAAGCCAAGTTGGAGCGATTGACGGAAGCCGCAAATTATAACGTCAAGCACGACTCTAATAGCCGTTTTTTGCGAAACGAAAGTGCCACGAGTCGAGAGCAGAGAAGGCTCAGTGAGAATACTATGCCAAATGACCGTTTGGAAAGTGTAACTAATGCATTAACGAAAATGGATCGTTTTGGTTTAAATAAGGATATCAAAGATTATGTCTTACGTCGACAAAACTCCGAAGGAGATACAACTGGGAAAATTGACATATCGATGCACGAAACTTCTATGAAGATGCCATACAAAACTTCTCCGCTCCCCAAAGAAAAAGATACaatgataaaagaaaagtCAGAACCAGATGTTCCTGTCAGATGTGCTCGGAAAAATCGGCCTACAAGAGAGGCCCAGTGTCGATCCATGGGCGATAGTGTATCTGAATCAAATACAAATGAAGCACGAAATCTTTTCCTCGGTACCATAAAAGAGGGGGACTCGAATAAATCGTCCAATGTCTGGACTAGAAAACAGGTTTCTAATGATCCAGCAACGAGATCTGTTACAGACTGGCCAGTAAATAAGCATGAACCGATTTATAAAGTTCAGCAACCCGGAAAACGTAATAGAGCAAACGCTGTACCAACGTTGGAATTGCACAGAAGAAATTCAGATCCTGCTACTAAAGTTTCTGGGCTTAGTGTCGATAAAAGTTTAGGAGCTGATACGAGTCCAAATGACTTGAAACTTCCTCCAGGTTTGGGAGAAATGGAATGGAAAGGTAACCAGCTTTTCCTTGCTGGCCATAGATTCAGAAAAGTAGCCCGATACTCTAAGGATGACGTTTGTATTTGTTGTAACGAAAAAATGGATGCGTTTGTGACGCAGGGATTCAAGTGCGCGGATTGCAAACAACTTTATCACGTCAAGTGTATTCAAAATGGAGGTGTAAATAGAATACCGTGCTTATCTATGAATGCACCAGatagaaggaaaagaaaattacgatcAGCATATGAATCTAATAAACAACCCGTGGTACCAAAATTCAGTTTGACGGGAACTTCGGCATTTTCAGACAGCactgataaaataatttcagatgCCAAGGAACTTGGACTTATGCAAGACTTTATtacaaagaaaatatacaaaatgGAAGGCCAGGAAGAGGGTAAAAAGCCAAGCGAAGTGGATCGTGTTTTTAAACTAGCGTTAGGGAAATTCAAAGAGGACTTGGTCATTACCTACAGTGTTGTCATTCAGCAAGGAGTCGAAGGAAACATTAAGTACACAGATCTAATAGCAAATTTTTTGCACGTTATGGAAACAGTTTGTAAACAAGAAAACACTAGAGAGGACTTCCCTGTTACAATGGGTGTGAACGCGTTTCGGGGATTTATGAATGAATTCATGACTCTTGTCAAAAACGAAGCTCCTGAGAAACAAAGCAAGAGCAAACggaaaaaggataaaaaacgGAAGCAAGAAGAAGCAATACATCATGGCAATCACACTTTCCAGTTGACTATAATCAACATCCCAACAGCTTGCGAAGTTTGCACCTCGTTCTTCATGTGGCCAATCGAGAGGGGACTTGTCTGCCAAA atTGTAAATTAACATGTCATAAAAAGTGCTTTGGAAAAGCGACAGCGGAATGTGGAAAAGAAGGAATAACGTCTGAAATGAATTCACGCAAGGTTTTCGGTATTCCACTATTCAAGCTGGATTGCGGGGATGGAAAAGTACCTTTGGTGGTAGATAGATTAATTACAACAATAGAGCTGCATGGTCTTTATACAGAGGGCTTATATAGAAAGAGCGGGGTGAGCTCTAAAGTGAAAGAATTGAAGTTAAAAATGGACGAAGGTGCTTTAGAAGATGTagactttgaaaattatcaagtaCACGTTCTGGCTGCTGTGTTGAAGAGTTTCTTCAGAGATATGCCTGAACCGTTGCTGACTTTCGAATACTATGATGATTTTCTACATGCAGCCAATCTCACAGATCCACATGATAGAATTTGTACCCTTTTTGCAATATTGAAAAAGCTGCCAAAACCTAATTTTGATCTAATGGAACGATTGATCGTCCATTTGGCGAGAGTAGCTCTTCATGAAGTTGATAATAGAATGTCATCATCAGCGCTGGCCATAGTATTTGCACCTTGTATCTTGAGAACAAATCGAACACTACCTGCGCAGGATTCGCTGCAAGATGTCGGTAGGCAGACACGATGCGTCGAGACAATTGTACAAGAGAAGCTACGAGTTGTTAGGGCTACTCTAGATGATATATGTACTCTCGAGTATGCTTGCCGTACTGCTACTCATCGCCTTTCCAGTCTTCGATCTTCGAAGATTTTCAGCCCTGAGGAGCTTGGGCCTGTAACTTCTAGCACTTTGGGACGTGGCAACAGTAGCGAAAGGGGTGATGAGGAAGAGGCAATTCTCGTTGGTCACATTCAAGAAATTCAGAAGGAGAAAGCACTACTCACATCGACTTTGCCAAGTCTAACTAGAGCTTCGTCAGATGACGATCTACTCTTATCTGCTACAGATTTAGATGATGGTTCCCTTGACGAAATCATGCCACCTTCTTCCG aTGGCATCCCACGGAAGAAGATTATCCAAAGACAAAGTTCAGCAGATAATGCCTTTCCCACTGTTAACGTTGACGAAGATATGGTAATGGTATGA